A single region of the Amphiprion ocellaris isolate individual 3 ecotype Okinawa chromosome 4, ASM2253959v1, whole genome shotgun sequence genome encodes:
- the LOC129348832 gene encoding t-SNARE domain-containing protein 1-like isoform X2: MYVHINKLLIHGILRSVMAEKRKGNFSETKTEVLVDEVEARKSILFGGHSSGITNKRKGTEWQHVVTSVNSVGSTERTMAEVKKKWSDLKVEAKKRVTCHHQSMSATGGGRGKPEPTPLDSRIASILGTASGCGIVSEKEGDTDLAEPTEETELETLADEEVLTTACPVSVDEAWLSPVQVHPETMAHPEVVGS; this comes from the exons ATGTATGTGCAtataaacaagctgctgatcCACGGCATTTTACGCTCAGTcatggcagaaaaaagaaaaggaaatttttcggAGACCAAGACAGAGGTGCTTGTGGATGAGGTGGAGGCCAGGAAGAGTATTTTGTTTGGTGGTCATAGTAGTGGCAtcactaacaaaagaaaaggcaccGAGTGGCAGCACGTTGTCACCTCTGTCAACAGTGTGGGTTCCACAGAGAGAACTATGGCAGAGGTGAAAAAGAAGTGGTCTGATTTGAAGGTGGAGGCCAAGAAGAGAGTGACATGCCATCACCAAAGCATGTCTGCtacaggtggaggtagaggcAAACCTGAGCCCACACCTCTGGACAGCAGGATAGCATCCATCCTCGGGACGGCCAGCGGGTGTGGAATCGtgtcagagaaggaaggagacacCGATTTGGCAGAGCCCACAGAGGAGACcg AGTTGGAAACGCTGGCTGACGAGGAGGTTCTGACCACAGCGTGTCCTGTCAGCGTGGATGAAGCCTGGCTGTCCCCAGTACAAGTACATCCTGAGACCATGGCACACCCAGAAGTGGTCGGATCCTGA
- the LOC129348832 gene encoding t-SNARE domain-containing protein 1-like isoform X1, with translation MYVHINKLLIHGILRSVMAEKRKGNFSETKTEVLVDEVEARKSILFGGHSSGITNKRKGTEWQHVVTSVNSVGSTERTMAEVKKKWSDLKVEAKKRVTCHHQSMSATGGGRGKPEPTPLDSRIASILGTASGCGIVSEKEGDTDLAEPTEETVTLELETLADEEVLTTACPVSVDEAWLSPVQVHPETMAHPEVVGS, from the exons ATGTATGTGCAtataaacaagctgctgatcCACGGCATTTTACGCTCAGTcatggcagaaaaaagaaaaggaaatttttcggAGACCAAGACAGAGGTGCTTGTGGATGAGGTGGAGGCCAGGAAGAGTATTTTGTTTGGTGGTCATAGTAGTGGCAtcactaacaaaagaaaaggcaccGAGTGGCAGCACGTTGTCACCTCTGTCAACAGTGTGGGTTCCACAGAGAGAACTATGGCAGAGGTGAAAAAGAAGTGGTCTGATTTGAAGGTGGAGGCCAAGAAGAGAGTGACATGCCATCACCAAAGCATGTCTGCtacaggtggaggtagaggcAAACCTGAGCCCACACCTCTGGACAGCAGGATAGCATCCATCCTCGGGACGGCCAGCGGGTGTGGAATCGtgtcagagaaggaaggagacacCGATTTGGCAGAGCCCACAGAGGAGACcg TCACTCTAGAGTTGGAAACGCTGGCTGACGAGGAGGTTCTGACCACAGCGTGTCCTGTCAGCGTGGATGAAGCCTGGCTGTCCCCAGTACAAGTACATCCTGAGACCATGGCACACCCAGAAGTGGTCGGATCCTGA